In Candidatus Yanofskybacteria bacterium, the following proteins share a genomic window:
- a CDS encoding RNA-binding protein: MAKKLYVGSLSYSTTDDQLKQHFSQAGTVESAAVITDKMSGRSKGFGFVEMSTDEEAAKAVEMFNGQDLDGRQIVVNEARPMQPRAPRTGGFGGGGRGGFGGGRGGYGGGGRDY; encoded by the coding sequence ATGGCTAAAAAGTTATATGTAGGCAGTTTGTCCTACAGCACGACTGATGACCAGCTGAAACAGCACTTTTCCCAAGCCGGAACAGTGGAATCAGCCGCAGTCATCACCGACAAAATGTCTGGTCGTTCCAAGGGCTTCGGTTTCGTGGAAATGTCCACGGATGAAGAGGCCGCCAAGGCTGTTGAAATGTTCAATGGCCAGGATTTGGATGGCAGACAGATAGTCGTAAATGAAGCCAGACCGATGCAGCCGCGCGCTCCGCGCACTGGCGGGTTTGGTGGCGGTGGCCGTGGCGGATTCGGCGGTGGCCGAGGCGGTTACGGCGGTGGCGGACGCGATTACTAA
- a CDS encoding DUF3105 domain-containing protein, with amino-acid sequence MNEYFAKKEQKEKETAIRQKNMNIKKLLRRGIFIVVLFLAVSGIYKLVMRESAPVPGQFYEAQSREHIDIGATHSAYNSNPPSGGWHYAAAVQTGIYDKEFPDEQLIHNLEHGHIWFAYKPDLAPEQIEALAKIAKDYGFRIIMTPRVANDSPIAIVAWEHVFKLDKLDQITELQIRSFVNAYRNIAGLERNVPDFGFGDFRSKK; translated from the coding sequence ATGAACGAATATTTTGCCAAAAAAGAGCAAAAAGAAAAAGAAACAGCCATCAGGCAAAAAAATATGAACATTAAAAAACTTCTACGCCGAGGCATTTTTATTGTTGTTTTATTTTTGGCCGTATCGGGGATTTATAAACTAGTAATGCGTGAATCGGCTCCGGTTCCCGGGCAATTTTATGAGGCCCAATCGCGCGAACACATAGACATAGGCGCGACGCATTCCGCTTATAATTCCAATCCGCCCAGCGGCGGTTGGCACTATGCCGCGGCGGTGCAAACGGGAATTTATGATAAAGAATTTCCGGATGAGCAGTTGATACACAACCTTGAACATGGCCATATTTGGTTTGCTTATAAGCCGGATTTAGCGCCGGAACAAATTGAAGCGTTGGCCAAAATCGCCAAGGATTACGGGTTTCGCATTATTATGACTCCGCGTGTGGCCAACGATTCGCCGATTGCCATTGTTGCTTGGGAGCATGTTTTTAAACTTGATAAATTAGACCAGATAACCGAATTGCAAATCCGTTCTTTTGTTAATGCTTATCGCAACATTGCCGGTCTCGAACGCAATGTACCGGATTTCGGTTTCGGTGATTTTCGTTCTAAAAAATAA